One Lycium barbarum isolate Lr01 chromosome 5, ASM1917538v2, whole genome shotgun sequence genomic window carries:
- the LOC132640391 gene encoding sedoheptulose-1,7-bisphosphatase, chloroplastic has protein sequence METSVTCCARATALLPNVSSQHSVTSLASPRSISPSFTSRSLKTSSLFGESLRVAPKSSLKVAKTKNSSLVTKCEIGDSLEEFLAKSTSDKGLIRLMMCMGEALRTIAFKVRTASCGGTACVNSFGDEQLAVDMLADKLLFEALTYSHFCKYACSEEVPELQDMGGPTEGGFSVAFDPLDGSSIVDTNFTVGTIFGVWPGDKLTGVTGRDQVAAAMGIFGPRTTYVLALKDCPGTHEFLLLDEGKWQHVKDTTEIGEGKMFSPGNLRATFDNPDYAKLIDYYVKEKYTLRYTGGMVPDVNQIIVKEKGIFTNVTSPTAKAKLRLLFEVAPLGFLIEKAGGFSSDGKQSVLDKVIGTLDERTQVAYGSKNEIIRFEETLYGSSRLKSAAPVGAAA, from the exons ATGGAGACTAGTGTCACCTGTTGTGCAAGAGCAACAGCTCTTCTACCAAATGTTTCTTCTCAACATTCAGTTACTTCACTTGCATCTCCAAGATCCATTTCCCCTTCATTCACCTCCAGG AGTCTGAAAACAAGCTCATTATTTGGGGAATCATTGCGCGTCGCGCCTAAATCATCACTTAAGGTTGCTAAGACCAAGAACTCTTCCTTGGTGACTAAATGTGAGATTGGTGATAGCCTG GAAGAATTTCTTGCAAAATCAACCTCGGATAAGGGGTTGATCAGGCTGATGATGTGCATGGGAGAAGCACTAAGAACAATTGCCTTCAAAGTCAGAACAGCTTCTTGTGGAGGAACTGCTTGTGTTAATTCTTTTGGTGATGAGCAGCTTGCAGTCGATATGCTTGCCGATAAGCTTCTTTTCGAG GCCTTAACGTATTCACACTTTTGCAAATATGCTTGTTCTGAGGAAGTTCCTGAGCTCCAAGATATGGGAGGCCCTACTGAAG GAGGATTTAGTGTTGCTTTTGATCCACTTGATGGATCCAGCATTGTCGACACAAATTTCACTGTTGGAACCATCTTTGGTGTATGGCCTGGGGATAAGCTAACTGGAGTCACAGGAAGAGATCAAGTTGCAGCAGCCATGGGGATATTTGGACCTCGAACTACATATGTTCTCGCTCTTAAAGATTGTCCCGGGACCCATGAATTCCTCCTCCTTGATGAAG GAAAATGGCAACATGTTAAAGATACGACAGAAATCGGAGAAGGAAAAATGTTTTCCCCTGGAAATTTGAGAGCTACATTTGACAATCCTGATTATGCCAAG CTGATAGATTATTATGTCAAAGAAAAATACACCCTGAGATACACCGGAGGAATGGTGCCTGATGTAAACCAG ATCATTGTCAAGGAGAAAGGTATTTTCACAAATGTGACTTCTCCAACTGCCAAGGCCAAACTGAGGTTGCTCTTTGAAGTGGCACCGTTAGGATTCTTGATTGAGAAAGCCGGAGGTTTCAGCAGCGATGGGAAACAGTCGGTGCTTGACAAGGTGATCGGAACTCTTGATGAGAGGACTCAAGTTGCTTACGGTTCCAAGAACGAGATCATCCGTTTTGAAGAAACGCTCTATGGGTCGTCCAGGCTTAAGTCTGCTGCCCCAGTTGGTGCTGCTGCTTAA